A region of the Litchfieldia alkalitelluris genome:
GACTTAAATTTATCAGCTTGATAAATAAAAGCAAATATTTCTGCAACCACTCCATACAATTCCTCAGGTATCTTCTCATTCATTTCAATCTCACTGAGTAATTGAGTTAAAGATTCATCCTTTTCAATAGGTACGTGATGTTCTTTAGCAGCGTTGATTATGTTTTCAGCTAC
Encoded here:
- a CDS encoding EscU/YscU/HrcU family type III secretion system export apparatus switch protein, whose translation is MSTSKTKKAVALKYQPEIDDAPQIVGKGKGIVAENIINAAKEHHVPIEKDESLTQLLSEIEMNEKIPEELYGVVAEIFAFIYQADKFKSS